The DNA window CTTTATATACCTTCACAAGTCAAAGTTATATTATATACAAACTACTCTCGCcaaacttaacttataaaaaaacatgaatatattattatacttaACACAACCAATTTTCACCAATCAAAATTAGATTTATCGTAAAAGGACTAGTCACTTTTGGCAAATTCTCTTGTTAATTCTATTCAATTAATATTCTTTGGATATCACAACTTAAGTCTTGTAGTACGAAAATATCAATATGtactttaaataaaaaagaaaatatttattatttatttaattatatcatCAGACGCAGCCATTAGATTCTTGCGTTGATGTTGGTGTGATGCAACTTCCATAAATCCATCAATCCAACGGTCCAAAGAAGCAACCCATTCACActatactttatttattttaattcatatatatatttatttaattggatataaaaatttaaatatgttatatttttttaaatgtcacAAATAGCCTTGTTGGCCCAAAGCAGACATGTTGACGATCTCATACCTGCTTAAGCTTATTTGCTCTTATtaataagtataaaaaaaaaacatgaaattatatttgtatgaaattaaagtttacatttaaataataataaaaaaatggttCGTACTTTTCTACCCAAACTAAAAGAGAAAgttcaaacaaatatttaaaaagaaaaatgaaactaaCAAACCGTGAAATGAAGTGTGTGGggtcataaaaataaaaaattcactttattttttttaaaaaaaattgaagttgaaataaGAGCTACATttagtcataaaaaaaaaaaaaaacagtttatttgaaattttgaagtttgaatagGAGTTATATTTGAACATATCttttacaaataatatttagaATTTGTGATCTTTTTTCAACTACTCCTatgattcattttttattttttttttaaaactagcAAGATCATCAACTTAACACATTTAGTGGTAACAAAGAGTCAAATCAGctttaatagaaagaaatatctTCATGTTTTTTAAgatgaaaacacataaattcAAATCACTATGATATTATTTGCAACAATTATAATCAAACACTATTCTATCATCAACTCcaacttaatatttttaaataatatttataataatatgtattagcttatattttaagaaaaagaaaatatatggtaaaaaaaacttaaattctATCATTCTTTCGCTAGATGTCATCTCAGGCTCAGCTAATCACTATCACTGTCAAtaaaacttttaatttattttgttctttatttcCACGTGTCTTTTTAATGGGACCCACTTTTGAGTACACGTCATGCTGATTGTAAAATGGGCCCCACGAGATACATCTATCAGTCAGTAAGGCACGTGACTAGCAGCAGGTGACGCTGCGATGATGTCGTGACTTTAAAAAGCTCTCCAATTTTCGACATAATAAATCGTGCGTTAAGTTTTCATTATTCTTTTTTCATTCCCCTAACTCAAATTCTTATGTAATACTCcttttgtttaatattattattagtaattTCTTTTGTATGTTCTTAACAAATCTTAAATAAGAAAGATGGTTATGCTAATTaaccatttattttttttaatatattttatatttatgtatcttatccCTCAATAAGAATGAATTCAAAAGCAACATaaattaagggaaaattgtatataataacaaattattaattcaaattaaatattataatcacagtttgatttaattgtaaccctTATCAAACTgttgtcattcgcctctctccctaggTTTCTTGCTCGTCaatctctccctcgcctctctcgcttttatacaaacacaaatgtataaaaaatgtttgtgtttgtataaagcaagagaaaaactgtatatacaaaatacgaatacatatattttcgttctatacacttataattatacaaatacaaatcttcccctgtcaagttctcttttgtcttttttcgctttatacaaacacagattatacaaattacaatgtataatttatgttttataaagcgagagagagggagagagatttgatatacaaatgttttatttcgattcaattgtatacaaattcaaattttatgcagatatacaaacacataaaattaaattgagagATTGtcagcgatttatacaaatggccATTAGAGAAATTACACAAATCTGAAGTATTGCcagcaaattatacaaactgATGTTTCAtaggagcgcaattatacaaactatagttataacatacaaatatgatttttatgtttgttatatgtgaaagttgttcataaattaaaataataagaattaattatatcttgattttataaattaataacatCAATGACAGGCTGGCTATTAGGCCGCCTTGCCCAGCTAGTTCTAGTTTTTACCTTTGACGCGTTCCTTTAATTTAGTTCAACTTTACTATAACTCGAATGATTttgcaaacaaaaataatactataaataaTGGACACAATGTATTATGGCTCTTTTGTAGCGTCCAACTTTTATTTGTTGCGATTCTcaaagttgttttgagttagaggCGAAGCTAAGTGGGGATTCATTGGTTCGGATGAACTCAATAGCCTTTTCGTATAtcctatatttgtattagaaataaaTTGAATGATGCCTCAGTGGTAAGGAAGGGACTAGAGTACTTGTGGGTTCAAACCTACAACGTTTTTGGCATGCTttgcaatatttttcttcttctttagaaCTCCAGACTCTTTATCATCAAAAGTTTTTTCGCAtactttgcaatattttttctcttctttagaGCCTCCAAATTCTTAGTTCTGGTTCCGTTTCTCCTTTGAGCTACCAACACATTTTATTGATTGCTATAGCATTCAACTTTTCGTTCATTACAACCCTAATTGATGTTCTTTTATGACGTATTGCAATTCACTTCTTATCACTTTCAAACACTAAATATTCATGTTTTTTAGTATACCACCTTATTTTCTGGCTATAATTAGTGCATGtgaaagttaagaaaatatgtgttaaattttttatactATTTAATCACTGAAAAGTCAGTTCCAAATTATAATAGTCAATAGTAAATTTTGattgataattttgaaaatgtatCAAGTGCTACGCAATATATTTGGTGTAATTTGCTAAGTGCTACAgtacattttttaattaaagaattcatttaCAATGTCAATTTGTATATTCTGAATTCAGAATAATTGGGTTTCAATTTAAATACCAAACATTGaatggaaaacaaaaagaaaaaaaaacttcttaaCAGTTCTGCTTTGTGATAATTAATTATGGAAAACACTTTATTCACTAAATtcccaaaatattttcaatgaaAATCAATATAGCTTAGTAGGTTCTAATAGGttggttttttcttttaaaatcatgtTACCAAGTCTCATTTGCTATAATTTTTTCTACGTAGGGTTGGGTATAAATCATCAATTGTCAAATTGAACCGAGACTTACCGCCTCAAAGTTTAATTACTGTATTAGATTGAATGTTGAAAGTTgatatttgatatatatttttaattatcgATTAACgaattcaaatattaaaatattgaatcaaATATAAAACACTCATCCTTGATGAGCCATTTACCAAATATAATTGGATATTAAATTTAGTGAAAACAGtataaatgacaaatattagATTAATATTTCCAAGTTGTAGCAGTAGAATAtaactttcaagttgtaacattaaaaaatttcaggttgtaacattttatataaaaaaaagatttttaagtAATTGTAAAAatccattttgaaaaaaataaaaagataaaaaaggaaaataaaacgattttgaatatataaaaaagaaaaaaatggaaataggagtattaattaaatttgaattgattgatgataatttttaattagcACAAATTAAGGAGATTCAAACTGATTAGGAATATTTATCTTCCTTAATTCACtgtaatttgttaaaattaataaaaaaatctgatttttttcattttcttcaacgtttctctctcttttttttttttttcagaattctTGCCATTGATGAGTAAATccagttttctttttttttgaaaaatcttcattttgttGTGATGACGACTCCTTATCTATATTAATTAAACTTGGTGGAAGATGGGATCCTTTAGGTTAGTATtgtttataatttattgtttgtatttgtatattactaaaatgtaaaaaaaaaaaaaaacaaacaatgaaaCTGTACATcacattttgtgattttatttttgtatactATATTTAAGTTGTGATGTTTTTTGTATAAACCATCCATTTACTTCATAATACGTACTAATTTATGTGAAACTGTAATTAATGACATTCTATGATTTTGTTGGTACGTTTctgttttttttgtatattgaCTATACCATGATTTCATGCGAAATTGGCTTAATATATGAATGATTTGATTATAAATGTATAGAATATTAATAGTTTTATCGTTGTAAAGTTATGAAATTTGTaggaaaaaattatgaaatttgtttCAACATTGCTATGAAACTGAAATTTATTAAGtcaatttgataataataataatgagatgTATTCGGTAtgcatatttaaattaatatatgaattactgtttttttctgaaaatataaataaaatgtataagCTGGAATGAATTTGGTAGAGTAACTGGATTGATATTGGTATGAAAATGTATTTACTTTTGTGTAAAAAATATGAGTAAGAAATATGATGATTTGTATGAAAAGTATATTAAGTCGGTATGAAATGtgaaatgttattttttatttaatgtgTTTTATGGTATGAATTCTTGTATATTGTTtggaatgatatttttttttacacaatTATAAGACAAAGTTGGTTCATGAACTATAAATTGgtattctttttgtttctagTTAGTAATACACAGTAATATTAGTAAGTCTAAAtgttgaatccaattggtatgcAATTTGTATATAATGTCATCTCGAAAATTGTTATACTCAATGTGTAATATATCTTCCAAATGGTATGCAGTCTGTATATTACTAATATCCTTAAATTATAATAGTCAATCAGTAATTCATATGTAGATGGTATCTAACTGGAATAAAACAGtggatattatatatcatcaaatattgaaacacaaaaatattgtccaaaagttttaaaaaaaaaacatgtaattctaAAAAGTAGAAGGTGcaatcaactatctcaaatttctttttcgtggtcttggtgtaggataattgCTGGTATCCGGagcatgttcttttgctatgcaaggtccaccaaatttgctagcaaccGTACCAGTTACTTCACTCTCACTGATTGTGCCATCCtcattctttgtttttccaTAATGTCATATGATTGTGGCATACCTTTGACGATGGTACTTTGCATCGATATCAACAGAACGCATATCAAAAACATCATTACTGTGtgatttttccttaaatttaatgATTGATTTTCATTAGGGCAGGagcagtgttttaaaaggcgggCATGAGGCTAGGCGTTTTATACAGTACGAGGCGGGATGTAAGCCCCGAGATACAGAGCGTAAGTCTCATGAATCTACAGGATGTAGTCtcatatatattcaattttatagttttattactaataaaataaggaaaagtaaatctttcaatgattttacaaataacttttataaaaaaaacctataatatatggaaattatattatgatttttatttgagaaagtataataatcaataatgaagaaaaaagtattataattactattGAGGAATATCATTAgaccaataataaaaatatggtttaaagcaaaaaaagttcaaaaaataaattaaaaaaatgactagGCGTACGTTTTTACTCCCAGAACTTACGTTTTTATGCTCGGGACTTACGCCTCAAATTTTAGGACTTACGCCTTATGGATCTACGTCTTTAATTTACTCCCCAGAGTGTTTTTGGTATGCCCCACCCCGAGACTCGCCCCAAAAACGTTTTTGAAAATACTGAGCACGAGGTTAGTTAGATAGTTGAGtattgtcttctttattttctatacTGTTAAATTCCAATGTTacttttaggggtcgtttggttagAAACAAGTTATTTCATGATTAATTATTATGGGAATAGTTATCATGGTTATCCCAAACATGTCAACCAAACAAAACACCAAAATTTAATCTCAGGACtatttttttatcccaaaattatttattcctatctctcacaccaaacgaccccttatagTTTATTgtacttaggggtcgtttggtttgaatatgagttatgatgggataagttatgttgggataagttatgttgggattagttatgatggaatAAGTTGTCCTGGGATTATttcttattgagtgtttggtttgttatattcaaaataatatatattgataaattttaagaacaagttgtttgtttacaaaattacccttcactttatttaaactttttaaatttttctttgtgagctttagttattcattttttaaaataaaacttttatttttttttaacttaaatatttttgcttaTGTATTCCCATGATAAGTACcatgttatttaaaaatataacttttttcttatttagcttaaaaatagaactttcctcttaagtttattaaagagaagaaaatttatgagaaatcaaaataaaataaacataagaattagtcaaataaattcataaataaaaattatatttatatagtataattttttaatagaaaaatatgtataattatcataaaaataaggagtagtaaatattattatacatggtattaaaaaaatgtaaatatacataaatgtaaaaaatgatatataaaaagGATTTAAAGGGACATagttgtcatttacctattctatctcgggataagttatcccgggattactataccacccatggggagggataacttatcccggtactaattattaatcccgggataagttatcccggacTTGNTATTGAATTTGTTGTAaattagtaatatatattattaacaaaataataatacatgctaattaaatatgttgaatatatttaataatatatatcgCTAATATTCGATTAACTATGTGCCGTCAAAATTCATACAACCAAtttctaatattaataaaatatttatatttacatAAATCAATACAAACTGTACGTACatatatagaaagaaataaaaattgtttgtatataaaaacaGATAGAAAAACAAACGTAGTAAGGAAAACTGTAAAGttctcaattaaaataaaataaaataaattaatagggtaaatatgtaatttatcattttgtataattaatatTCACATAACTTATTCCACTTATTACCCCGCATAACTTATACATAGATTCCCTCATAAGTTATGTTGATATTAATTATGTAAGACTACAAAACACGCAACCAAACATCGTATAAATAAAGACATGAATAATTTTTATACAACATTCAACCAAACATGATATAACTTATGTTGACTTTTATACCTAATACAAAACTTCTATCAAACATAGTAAAACTAATGCAActttttatatatgattaagATGTGTCTAATACAATAACCAAACGGCCCCTTATAGTTTTATCTTGTTATGACCTATTGTTTAGGATTATTTATTAGGTTGTATATAGTATTTTGTCTTTAACTGACTGCATTTTCGCTATCACtttatctatattattttaattgttcTTTTTCAAACTTAGAGTCtattataaaatttgtttatCCCCTTCACAAGCCCCTGAAATTACACaagatatgttatttttgttttaacaaGTGATTTAAAGGTTTGATTGACCTTATTGacaaattcataatattaggATTTGAGAGTAAAAATTTAATCTCTACTCGTAATTTTATCAAGTGTTGgacaaattatgaatatatttaATCAAAGTATCTTATCCATCCATACATAATGACAGAATTATCATACCAAAGTTTGATTTGTCAAATCGAATATATCTATTTCAATTATGAATTATCGAAATTCAAAATATCGAATCAAATATCGAACGTGATATCCATAATTCATTAACATCGGCACTAAACTCATTACACCTCCATAACACCACACTAAAACTCTGTagcagagagagagagaaagaaccTTGAGAAGGAGAACCAAATCCTTTCCTTAACCTTCACGCCTCCATTAACACACTTCCTCGTTAATAACCCCTCTGTTTTTTCTCTTCATTCTATGCAACTTagtagaagaaaaaataaaaatagcctTAAAGAGGAAATTCAACCCCACCCCCGTAATTcccccaccccctacccccTACCTTCACTCTTCTTTATATTCCCACTTACTTCACTCTACACTTTCTCAgagctaaaaagaaaaaaagtaagaaacaGAGCTAAAGCTACTTAACCAAAAAACAGAGCAACTCTCAGTGTGAGAAACTTTTACACTCTTTTCAAAAGTGTAAAGtgagaaaacaagaaaaaaaagtttaggCTTTTAAATGGGTTCTTGTAAAGAAGAAGAACCAAAATGGTTGTGGGTTAATGGACCTATTATAGTAGGTGCAGGTCCCTCTGGTTTAGCAGTTTCAGCTTGTCTTAAAGAAAATGGAGTCCCTTCACTCATTCTTGAGAGAAGTGATTGTATTGCTTCTTTATGGCAACAAAAGACTTATGATCGCTTAAAACTTCATCTTCCTAAACAATTCTGTCAACTCCCATTGTTTGATTTCCCTGAAAATTTCCCAAAATACCCCACAAAACACCAGTTCATTTCTTACCTTGAATCTTATGCTAAACACTTTTCAATCACCCCCAAGTTTAAACAAAGTGTTAAAAATGCAGAATTTGATGAAGTTTGTGGGTTTTGGAAAGTACAAACTCAAGATTTTCAGTATTTGTCGAAATGGTTGATTGTTGCAACAGGGGAAAATGCAGAGGCAGTTATTCCAGAAATCCCAGGGATTGATAAGTTTAAAGGAAGATTAATGCATACAAGTGTTTATAAATCTGGTACTGAGTTTATTAATCAAAGGGTTTTGGTAATTGGTTGTGGAAATTCTGGTATGGAAGTTAGCTTAGACCTTTGTAGACATAATGCCATTCCTCACATGGTGGTCAGAAATTCTGTAAGTACATTCATTCccctttttaacttcttttctttttcgaaTAAGAGGAGTTTACTCGGATGATAAAAGTCTTGAGCTATATGTCGTTATTTTGAAATCTCTGATTACGAATGGGATGGATATTTTAAAAGTACTAATGAATCATGCAACTTTCTTGGGTGTACACCCCAATTGATGAGTTTGTGTGTTAAGTTAAGCATGTTTtgatgttaattattattattattttttatgcagGTGCATATTTTACCTAGGGAAATGTTCGGAATATCAACATTTTCAATAGCTATGGCACTTGTTAAATGGATGCCTTTAAGAATAGTTGACAAGTTCCTATTACTAGTTGCTAACTTAATCTTAGGTAGCACTGATAAATTAGGTCTCCGGCGACCAAAAACCGGTCCTATTGAACTTAAAAATGCCACCGGAAAAACTCCGGTACTCGACGTTGGAGCATTATCACAAATAAAAACCGGAAAAATTCaggtaaattttcaaaatatcttACATTTAGccaaaaatttgattttagtCTAAtgcatgatttatttatttttatgtatattctTGTAGATAATGCCAGGTGTGAAGGAAATTACTAAAATA is part of the Solanum stenotomum isolate F172 chromosome 8, ASM1918654v1, whole genome shotgun sequence genome and encodes:
- the LOC125873096 gene encoding probable indole-3-pyruvate monooxygenase YUCCA4, which gives rise to MGSCKEEEPKWLWVNGPIIVGAGPSGLAVSACLKENGVPSLILERSDCIASLWQQKTYDRLKLHLPKQFCQLPLFDFPENFPKYPTKHQFISYLESYAKHFSITPKFKQSVKNAEFDEVCGFWKVQTQDFQYLSKWLIVATGENAEAVIPEIPGIDKFKGRLMHTSVYKSGTEFINQRVLVIGCGNSGMEVSLDLCRHNAIPHMVVRNSVHILPREMFGISTFSIAMALVKWMPLRIVDKFLLLVANLILGSTDKLGLRRPKTGPIELKNATGKTPVLDVGALSQIKTGKIQIMPGVKEITKIGARFLDGKEGEFDSIILATGYKSNVPSWFKGSDFFTEQGMPKTPFPNGWKGENGLYTVGFTRRGILGTANDAKNIARDISEQWREFKGFCKNFCTTRNLSDSQGICF